In Priestia megaterium NBRC 15308 = ATCC 14581, the following proteins share a genomic window:
- a CDS encoding YozQ family protein, whose product MNSKKQPKKQPDTNEMADRQFETEDYNRQDALSQGLAETHEQVSDAYQEGSFEDTDR is encoded by the coding sequence ATGAATTCAAAAAAACAGCCTAAAAAGCAGCCTGATACAAATGAAATGGCTGACCGTCAGTTCGAAACAGAAGATTATAACCGACAAGATGCACTCTCACAAGGCCTAGCAGAAACACATGAGCAAGTAAGCGACGCCTATCAAGAAGGATCATTTGAAGATACAGATCGTTAA
- a CDS encoding ABC transporter substrate-binding protein — protein MNTYSKGKLSYLLSILTIMTLLVLAACGNSNSADDNKKEKTEGSGETYTVKHAMDKTEIKGTPKRVVVLTNEGTEALLAMGVKPVGAVQSWLGNPWYDHIKGQMKGVKSVGTESEPSLEAIAALKPDLIIGNKMRQEKVYDQLSQIAPTVFSEELRGDWKSNFKLYAKAVNKEEKGKEVLADYDNRVADLKKRLGDQLKQKISVVRFTAGDVRIYHKDSFSGVILDQLGFARPESQDKNDFAEMNATKERIPAMDGDQLFYFSYETGDGEATKLEKEWINDPLFKKLKVAQEDHVHKVDDATWNTAGGVLAANIVLDDIEKIFLDKKQ, from the coding sequence GTGAATACATATTCTAAAGGCAAGTTGTCATATTTGTTATCCATTCTTACCATTATGACACTGCTTGTGCTGGCAGCCTGCGGTAATTCAAACAGCGCTGACGATAATAAAAAAGAAAAAACTGAGGGTTCTGGCGAAACTTATACAGTAAAACACGCAATGGATAAAACAGAGATTAAAGGAACACCTAAACGAGTAGTCGTTTTAACAAACGAAGGTACTGAAGCTCTTCTTGCAATGGGTGTAAAGCCTGTGGGTGCTGTTCAATCATGGTTAGGAAATCCGTGGTATGACCATATTAAAGGTCAGATGAAAGGCGTTAAAAGTGTAGGTACAGAAAGCGAGCCAAGCTTAGAAGCAATCGCAGCTTTAAAACCTGACTTGATTATCGGAAATAAGATGCGCCAAGAAAAAGTATACGATCAGCTGAGTCAAATTGCTCCGACTGTATTTTCTGAAGAGCTGCGCGGAGACTGGAAATCAAACTTTAAGCTATATGCAAAAGCTGTGAATAAAGAGGAAAAAGGTAAAGAAGTATTAGCTGACTATGACAATCGCGTAGCAGATTTAAAGAAACGTCTTGGTGATCAGTTAAAACAAAAAATCTCAGTTGTACGCTTTACAGCTGGAGACGTTCGTATCTATCATAAAGATTCGTTCTCAGGCGTTATTTTAGATCAGCTTGGCTTTGCTCGCCCTGAATCTCAAGACAAAAATGATTTTGCTGAAATGAATGCAACAAAAGAACGCATTCCGGCAATGGACGGCGATCAGCTATTCTACTTCTCTTATGAAACGGGAGACGGCGAAGCAACAAAGCTTGAAAAAGAATGGATAAACGATCCGCTTTTCAAAAAGTTAAAAGTAGCTCAAGAAGACCATGTTCATAAAGTAGATGATGCTACTTGGAATACAGCAGGCGGTGTGTTAGCAGCTAATATCGTACTTGATGATATTGAAAAAATCTTCTTAGATAAAAAACAATAA